The following proteins are co-located in the Pyxicephalus adspersus chromosome Z, UCB_Pads_2.0, whole genome shotgun sequence genome:
- the TLR4 gene encoding toll-like receptor 4: MVSPSMDQLRIFLVSFCLGFHSVWTCCKLESHQVSLNCYYCNLSTVSADLPKEIRSLDLSFNPLKQLFNRGFSRLSKLEILDLTRCDITSIEDNAFVGLGSLQILILTGNPIKNWSLVTFTGLNSLQKLVLVDTSLESLSELNLEYLPSLQELNVAKNRIHRLYIPSFLFNLHILDLRANYISRVNKEDLEKLQHVNTSNLSLILTLNLINFIEPGAFRYVKLQLLNLKGCFSNEDIMKDSLNAMSGLYVENLVIGRYRSTPTRINCRENLFEGLCGMNIKGMTITDINQLDKKTSYHCLENITSQRFLHLDLELMRSISFSANVQKIEIKNTYITAIPYNFFSKLKQLKELRIKENRRLTELNKSVAGLKELEFLDMSVNKLMIESCCNELFPETTLKHLNFSHNTLIGLKGSFIDLPHLLSLDLSHSKLDSVGMYPIFMTLTNLLYLNLSYTSCHFVIHCSFCGLFNLVELRVSQTTFVPEILASVFQNLTSLRFLDMASCNLEHIPNEMFEHVKQLQFLDLSNNKLIELSSSVLLSLSGLKFLDIRANNINGFSVDTAEMLSKNPMKVELSQNPFDCSCTQEQFLLWVNQQSNKGLNFSNQMECKTPEHLQGSLLRDVNLNCNWTLAYVMVVVIVVILFLTLLLYHFYLKNCFLFLCLCRQDYKRSAAEKIYDAFVIHSSLDEHWVKDVLLPQLESGEDDNPSFQLCVHFRDFEAGKLILENIFYNGICCSRNALVILSPHFIDSKWCSFEFKLAMFWRFLEDQCGIILILLEPIRKDQLDHMYVLKKHLSRNTYLKWEDEHKKKKLFWKRLRQALGQAQNVADPLLSHTNMEICHRQNKQNKECTQI; this comes from the exons ATGGTAAGTCCAAGTATGGACCAGCTGAGGATATTTCTGGTTAGCTTCTGCCTTGGGTTTCACAGCGTTTGGACCTGCTGCAAACTG GAAAGTCATCAAGTATCCTTAAACTGTTATTACTGCAACTTATCCACAGTTTCTGCAGATTTACCTAAGGAGATCAGAAGTCTAGATCTTAGTTTTAACCCtctaaaacaactttttaaccGAGGATTTTCAAGACTGTCCAAACTCGAGATTCTTGATCTTACAAG GTGTGATATAACTTCAATAGAAGACAATGCATTTGTTGGCCTTGGCAGTTTACAGATTTTAATTCTTACAGGAAACCCTATTAAGAATTGGTCCCTAGTGACCTTTACTGGCCTAAACTCTTTACAAAAACTTGTTCTTGTTGACACATCTCTTGAATCTCTATCTGAACTAAACTTGGAATACCTCCCATCCCTTCAGGAACTAAATGTTGCTAAAAACCGGATTCATCGTCTCTatattccttcatttttatttaatcttcATATTCTTGATCTTCGTGCAAACTATATATCTAGGGTCAACAAGGAAGATCTAGAGAAATTACAACATGTAAATACATCAAACCTCAGTCTCATATTGACTCTAAATCTCATAAACTTTATTGAACCTGGTGCGTTTAGGTATGTAAAACTGCAGCTCTTGAACCTAAAAGGTTGCTTTTCTAATGAAGATATTATGAAGGATAGCCTAAATGCCATGTCAGGTCTTTATGTAGAAAACCTTGTGATTGGACGATACAGAAGTACCCCTACACGGATTAATTGTAGAGAAAATCTTTTTGAGGGACTGTGTGGGATGAATATTAAAGGGATGACAATTACTGATATCAATCAATTGGATAAAAAAACCTCCTACCACTGTCTGGAAAACATTACGTCTCAGCGTTTCTTACACTTAGACTTGGAGCTAATGCGTTCTATTTCTTTCTCtgcaaatgtacagaaaattgaaataaaaaatacctacATCACAGCAATACCCTACAACTTCTTTTCAAAGTTAAAGCAACTTAAAGAGCTCCGAATTAAAGAGAATCGGCGGCTTACCGAGCTCAACAAATCAGTGGCTGGATTAAAGGAATTGGAGTTTCTAGATATGAGTGTTAACAAACTGATGATAGAAAGTTGCTGTAATGAATTGTTTCCCGAGACAACCCTTAAACACCTGAATTTTAGCCATAATACATTAATTGGTTTGAAGGGTTCATTCATAGATTTGCCTCACCTTCTCTCACTCGACCTAAGTCACTCGAAGTTGGACAGTGTAGGAATGTATCCAATATTTATGACTCTAACAAACCTTTTATATCTCAATCTGTCCTACACTTCATGTCATTTTGTTATTCATTGCTCGTTCTGTGGACTTTTCAACTTGGTGGAGCTACGGGTATCACAAACCACATTTGTTCCTGAGATATTAGCATCTGTTTTCCAGAACTTGACTAGTCTCCGTTTTCTTGATATGGCATCTTGCAACCTAGAGCACATACCCAACGAAATGTTTGAACACGTCAAACAATTGCAATTTCTGGATCTGAGCAATAACAAGTTGATAGAACTTTCATCATCTGTACTTCTTTCTCTGTCTGGTCTAAAATTTTTAGATATAAGAGCTAATAACATCAATGGGTTTTCTGTTGATACAGCAGAAATGTTATCAAAAAACCCAATGAAAGTGGAGCTTTCACAGAATCCATTTGACTGTTCTTGCACTCAGGAGCAATTTTTGCTATGGGTCAATCAGCAAAGCAACAAAGGTTTAAATTTCAGTAATCAAATGGAGTGCAAAACACCAGAACACCTTCAGGGTTCACTACTCAGGGATGTCAACTTGAACTGCAACTGGACTCTGGCCTATGTCATGGTGGTGGTCATTGTAGTTATtctgtttcttacattgctgttgTACCACTTCTACTTAAAAAAttgctttctctttttatgtttgtgtcgGCAAGACTACAAAAGATCAGCGGCTGAGAAAATTTATGATGCCTTTGTCATACACTCCAGTTTAGATGAGCATTGGGTTAAAGATGTGCTACTTCCACAACTGGAAAGTGGTGAAGATGATAACCCATCCTTTCAGCTTTGCGTACACTTCAGAGACTTTGAAGCGGGCAAGTTGatcttggaaaacattttttacaatggtATTTGTTGTAGTCGGAATGCACTGGTCATACTTTCTCCACACTTTATTGACAGCAAATGGTGTTCCTTTGAGTTTAAGTTGGCCATGTTCTGGAGGTTCTTGGAGGATCAATGTGGGATCATTCTCATTCTTCTGGAACCCATCAGAAAAGATCAACTTGACCATATGTACGTTTTGAAGAAACACCTCAGCCGAAACACTTACCTCAAATGGGAagatgaacataaaaaaaagaaacttttttggaAAAGGTTACGGCAGGCATTGGGACAGGCTCAGAATGTTGCTGATCCCCTATTGAGTCATACCAATATGGAAATATGCCACcggcaaaataaacagaataaggAGTGTACACAAATATAG